GGCGACGGTGCGGTGTCCGTGACCGTGGAGGTGGCCAACGCCGGTGAGCGGCCCGCCGACGAGCTGGTGCAGGTGTACGCGCTCGGCCCGCAGGACCTGCCGCTCGCTACCCCGCGCCGGCTGCTGCTCGGCTTCCGTCGCGTGCGGCTCGCACCGGGGGAGAGCCGGGACGTGACGATCACGGTCGACGTCGCACGGCTCGCCGTGTGGGACCCGGACGCACGGGTGGACGGAGCAAGGGCGGACGGGGCAGCGGCGGGCTGGCTGTACGAGGGCGCGCTGCGGGTGCAGCCCGGCGAGTACCGGATCGCCGCCGGCCCGTCGTCGTCGGACCTGCCGAGCGTCGCGCTGCTGACGGTGGGGTGAGGACGCGGACGGTGCGGAGGCGCCGCCCGGCGAACACCAGGTGGACAACTTGGGCCTGCAGGGCGGCGCACGGCGGCGGTACGGCTAAGTTCAGCCCCGACGTCCATTCTCACCAGGAGGTTCGATGCCTACTCCCACCGCCACGAAGCTGACCCCCGCAGTCGCCACGTGGGCCGACCGTCAGGCCACCCCCGGCCTGGGGCTCACCGAGGCCCTCGTCGACGCGCACCAGGACTGGTCGACCGGCCCTGCCGCCAACCACGACGAGCACCTGCGCCGCCTCGCGACGATCAGCGAGCTCGCCGAGGCGCTCAAGGCCGCGACCGTGCACGCCGCCCTCGAGGCCGTCGAGGCAGGCCTGCCGGCCAAGGAGGTCGCAGCCACCCTCGGCTCGACCGCCGCGACGGTCACCAAGTGGGTCAAGGAGGCTCGCGCCGCCGCCTGACCGGCGGTAGCGTCCGCGGGCATGACGGCGTTCACCGACATCGTTCGCGGCACGAGTCGCCGGCCCCACCACGTGGTGATCCGCGCCCTGGCGCGCGGGTTCGACGCGCTGAACCGCTCCGTGCGGTGGAGCCACAACGACCACTTCCACGGCTGGGTCCTGCGCCGCCTGCGGGCGGCACGGGGCCCAGCCGTCGTCGACGTCGGCTGCGGACGCGGTGGGCTGGTCGCGGCCCTGCGGTCGCGAGGGACCGGCAGCGTCGTCGGGACCAGCAGCGACGTCAGGACCGGCAGCGTCGTCGGGATCGACCCCGACGAGGTGATGGCACGGGCCGCCGCTGACCGGTTCGCCGCCGACGACGGCGTGACGATCGCCCGCACGTCGTTCTTCGACCTGGCGCGGGGCGACGGGCTCGTGCCCGAGGGCGGCGCCGGCGGCATCACGATGATCGCCTCCCTCCACCACCTTGCCCACGAGCGTGGGCTCGAGTCGGCGCTCTCCCACGCACGCGGGCTGCTCGCCCCTGGTGGGCGGCTCCTCGTCGTCGGGCTCGCGCGGCCGAGCGTCCCCGCGGACTACGCCGTCGACGCCGTCTCCGTCCTGCTGAACCCGCTGATGGGCCTCGCGAAGTCCCTGACGCGGCGCGGCGCTGCTGTCGCGACCGACGCCGGCGCGGTCGAGGTGGGAGCGGTCGAGGTGGGAGCGGACGAGGCGGAGCCAGCGGGACCCAGTGGCGCAGAGCCGGACGGCTCGCGCGAGGACGGCATGCCCGTGTGCAAC
The Xylanimonas cellulosilytica DSM 15894 DNA segment above includes these coding regions:
- a CDS encoding class I SAM-dependent methyltransferase, with the protein product MTAFTDIVRGTSRRPHHVVIRALARGFDALNRSVRWSHNDHFHGWVLRRLRAARGPAVVDVGCGRGGLVAALRSRGTGSVVGTSSDVRTGSVVGIDPDEVMARAAADRFAADDGVTIARTSFFDLARGDGLVPEGGAGGITMIASLHHLAHERGLESALSHARGLLAPGGRLLVVGLARPSVPADYAVDAVSVLLNPLMGLAKSLTRRGAAVATDAGAVEVGAVEVGADEAEPAGPSGAEPDGSREDGMPVCNPAETFTEVAQAAAAVLPGARVRRRLWFRYSLEWTAA